The Canis lupus familiaris isolate Mischka breed German Shepherd chromosome 19, alternate assembly UU_Cfam_GSD_1.0, whole genome shotgun sequence genome contains a region encoding:
- the LOC119864421 gene encoding NK1 transcription factor-related protein 2-like: MLARQGQGQGQGQAGGAKAAPPARVRLPVLDIPDRRDSSALRSRRAPCSREAKRSLAEAEAGTDASPGDSGGPLRGSEAEEAEDEDREAEDAGARRPHERAERLQADPARSPSPGRRRWRRRSGPRAPRAARLPAARAEPRCAKPGRARLHLRAAGGPGERARPALPVGCERPSLALSPSLTETQARPASRGGGPSGRSRSPAPGRRRGERRAPARGGGRRREGGRGGAARERPAGCVALADFPLLLGGPRPPSRRGRSAGGPLHPSSGPPT; the protein is encoded by the coding sequence ATGCTGGcccggcaggggcaggggcaggggcaggggcaggccggCGGGGCCAAGGCGGCTCCCCCCGCCAGAGTCCGCCTCCCCGTCCTGGACATCCCGGACCGCAGGGATTCCTCCGCGCTGCGCTCCCGCCGGGCGCCCTGCTCCCGGGAAGCCAAGAGAAGTTTGGCAGAGGCCGAAGCGGGGACGGACGCCAGCCCAGGGGACTCCGGCGGCCCCCTCCGAGGCTCGGAGGCCGAGGAGGCGGAGGACGAGGACCGGGAAGCCGAGGACGCGGGCGCGCGACGGCCGCACGAGCGGGCTGAGCGCCTGCAGGCGGACCCGGCGCGCTCCCCGAGTCCCGGGCGGCGGCGCTGGCGGCGGCGGAGCGGCCCGAGAGCTCCCCGGGCTGCCCGGCTCCCCGCGGCCCGCGCCGAGCCCCGCTGCGCCAAGCCAGGCCGCGCCCGCCTTCACCTGCGAGCAGCTGGGGGCCCCGGAGAACGAGCTCGCCCCGCGCTACCTGTGGGCTGCGAGCGCCCGAGCCTCGCGCTGTCGCCCAGCCTCACCGAGACGCAGGCCCGACCTGCTTCCCGAGGCGGAGGACCcagtggaagaagcagaagcCCGGCCCCCGGGCGGCGCAGGGGGGAGCGGCGCGCCCcagcccggggcggcgggcggcggcgggagggcggccggggcggggcagCCCGGGAGCGCCCGGCTGGCTGCGTGGCCCTCGCAGACTTTCCGCTCCTCCTCGGAGGCCCACGTCCTCCTTCCCGCCGAGGCCGCAGCGCTGGGGGCCCTCTGCATCCTTCCTCGGGCCCTCCGACCTGA